A portion of the Terriglobia bacterium genome contains these proteins:
- a CDS encoding ATP-dependent DNA ligase: MKRLAVTADAISGTTSKLKKIAFLAEYLRDLPADDLRAATVFFAGRPFALTEARTLNIGWSALMNAVQQISGASDEQIHEIYLARGDLGEMVEGLLMGHQAAGELSPSQVQSKFAALATISGASNKLPVLLDLFRALTPSEAKYVIKIITGDLRIGLKENTVEEAIAKAFERPVDAVRRANMALGDIGETAVLAKSGELDHIALKIFRPVKFMLATPAESEEEIFANFSTPFYVEDKYDGIRGQLHAGGGQSALYSRTLDDISRHFPEIIEAGRLMTGSLIVDGEIVGFREDRVLPFASLQKRLGRKRPSAALIEEVPVALMIFDILSFGDNSLIDEPLRERKKVIESIAWQPPLKVAPFMLLDGRVELEPFFAQAALRRNEGLMLKDAESVYLPGKRGMSWLKWKKALATLDVVVTGVEFGHGRRHDVLSDYTFAVQDEGKLLNIGKAYSGLTDVEIAAMTEYFKAHTLQDFGRFRTVEPAVVIEVAFNGMQRSNRHSSGYALRFPRIVRIRSDKTVADIDNLATVDKIYRKHIGE, from the coding sequence ATGAAACGCCTTGCTGTAACGGCCGATGCCATCTCCGGCACCACGTCGAAGCTGAAGAAGATTGCTTTCCTGGCCGAATATCTCCGGGATCTGCCCGCCGATGATTTGCGGGCAGCCACGGTCTTCTTTGCAGGCCGTCCGTTTGCGCTGACCGAGGCCCGCACTTTAAACATCGGGTGGTCGGCCCTGATGAACGCCGTTCAGCAGATATCCGGCGCATCGGATGAGCAGATCCACGAGATCTATCTTGCGCGCGGGGATCTCGGGGAGATGGTGGAGGGGCTCCTGATGGGTCATCAAGCTGCCGGAGAGCTCTCGCCCTCCCAGGTTCAGTCAAAATTTGCCGCGCTGGCTACCATATCAGGCGCTTCGAACAAACTGCCGGTCCTGCTGGATCTTTTTCGCGCGCTCACTCCATCCGAAGCAAAATACGTCATCAAAATCATTACCGGCGATCTTCGGATCGGCCTGAAGGAGAACACCGTGGAAGAGGCCATCGCGAAGGCTTTCGAGCGGCCGGTCGATGCGGTGCGGCGGGCGAATATGGCACTGGGCGACATCGGCGAAACGGCTGTGCTGGCGAAGAGCGGCGAGCTGGACCATATCGCGCTGAAGATCTTTCGGCCGGTGAAGTTCATGCTGGCGACGCCGGCCGAGAGCGAGGAGGAAATCTTCGCCAACTTTTCCACGCCCTTTTACGTGGAAGACAAATATGACGGCATCCGCGGCCAGCTTCACGCCGGCGGCGGCCAGTCGGCGCTCTATTCGCGTACGCTGGACGACATCAGCCGCCACTTTCCGGAAATTATTGAAGCCGGCCGGTTGATGACCGGCTCTTTGATCGTGGATGGCGAGATCGTCGGTTTCAGAGAGGACCGCGTCCTCCCCTTCGCCTCGCTCCAGAAAAGGCTCGGGCGGAAGCGTCCATCCGCGGCACTGATCGAAGAAGTTCCCGTTGCCCTCATGATCTTCGACATTCTTTCATTTGGGGATAACAGTCTGATCGATGAGCCGCTGAGGGAGCGGAAGAAGGTGATCGAATCCATTGCGTGGCAGCCTCCGCTGAAAGTCGCGCCTTTTATGCTGCTCGACGGCCGGGTGGAACTTGAACCATTTTTTGCGCAGGCGGCCCTCCGGCGCAATGAAGGTTTGATGCTGAAGGACGCGGAGTCGGTCTATCTCCCCGGCAAGCGAGGCATGAGCTGGCTGAAGTGGAAGAAGGCATTAGCCACGCTGGACGTCGTCGTCACCGGCGTCGAATTCGGCCATGGCCGCCGCCACGATGTGCTTTCCGACTACACCTTCGCCGTGCAGGATGAGGGAAAGCTGCTGAATATCGGCAAAGCGTATTCGGGCCTCACCGACGTAGAGATCGCGGCGATGACCGAGTACTTCAAGGCGCACACGCTTCAGGACTTCGGCCGTTTCCGGACGGTGGAGCCGGCTGTCGTCATCGAGGTCGCGTTCAACGGAATGCAGCGAAGCAATCGCCATTCGAGCGGCTACGCCCTCCGCTTTCCCCGCATCGTCCGAATCCGGAGCGATAAAACCGTGGCGGACATCGATAATCTTGCCACCGTCGACAAGATCTACCGCAAACACATCGGCGAATAG
- a CDS encoding glycosyltransferase family 4 protein, with translation MNILMLTAYPPVLQMHGGGVRMYHNIRILAQQHGVRVISFVENERERELLRSLEGVCESITAVQRIADFRPHWLSLDPFLVREFDTPAMHEAIEAAFCEKPVDVLQCEYLQMAQYKRRGVFSVLTIIETQSDNAWAAFQKESDPSLKLKLFYRWMQVLRYEVSSTRRFDRVVTMTEEDAVYLRSYSPDVDIRAIPIGINPEEFRPLAGDPTHPLKVLFVGNFRHTPNVEAARFLVTEIAPFFPQLRFVLSGANLPEDLKATANVDCPGYVTDLRTLYERPNTIVMAPLFSGTGQRVKLLEAFSMACPIVATSIAAYGYPVSSGREMLIANSAADFRHALAQLVSSEELRTKLGMAGREMILKRLDWLQIGPRLLEVVNPS, from the coding sequence GTGAATATCCTGATGCTGACGGCTTATCCGCCGGTGCTGCAGATGCACGGCGGAGGCGTTCGGATGTACCACAATATCCGTATATTGGCACAGCAACACGGCGTTCGGGTCATTAGTTTTGTCGAAAATGAGCGTGAACGCGAGCTTCTCCGGAGTCTGGAGGGAGTCTGCGAGTCCATCACCGCGGTCCAGCGGATCGCGGATTTCCGTCCCCATTGGCTGTCGCTCGATCCTTTTCTCGTTCGCGAATTCGATACGCCGGCAATGCACGAGGCCATCGAGGCGGCCTTTTGCGAGAAACCGGTGGACGTGCTTCAGTGCGAGTATCTGCAGATGGCCCAATACAAACGCCGCGGGGTCTTCTCGGTACTCACAATCATCGAAACCCAATCGGATAATGCCTGGGCCGCCTTCCAGAAAGAATCTGATCCGAGCTTGAAATTGAAACTGTTTTATCGATGGATGCAAGTGCTGCGCTATGAAGTGAGCTCGACGCGGCGCTTTGACCGGGTGGTGACGATGACCGAGGAGGACGCCGTATATCTGCGCTCGTACTCCCCGGATGTCGACATCCGGGCGATTCCAATTGGTATCAATCCGGAGGAGTTCCGCCCACTGGCAGGCGATCCAACGCATCCCCTGAAGGTGCTGTTTGTCGGAAACTTTCGTCATACTCCCAACGTCGAGGCAGCACGTTTTTTAGTTACGGAAATCGCGCCTTTCTTCCCGCAGCTCCGATTTGTCCTGTCGGGCGCCAACCTTCCAGAGGATTTGAAAGCTACTGCCAACGTGGATTGTCCGGGATACGTTACCGACCTCCGGACTTTGTACGAAAGGCCAAATACCATTGTCATGGCTCCGCTATTTTCCGGAACCGGACAGCGCGTCAAACTGCTTGAAGCGTTCAGTATGGCCTGTCCCATCGTGGCAACCTCGATCGCGGCGTACGGCTATCCGGTTTCCTCCGGCCGCGAAATGCTGATTGCAAATTCGGCCGCCGATTTTCGCCACGCTCTGGCGCAATTGGTATCGTCTGAAGAGCTTCGTACGAAATTAGGCATGGCTGGACGAGAAATGATTCTGAAGCGGCTGGACTGGCTGCAGATCGGCCCCCGGCTTCTGGAAGTCGTGAATCCGTCTTAG
- a CDS encoding GDP-mannose 4,6-dehydratase: protein MSRKALITGITGQDGSYLAEFLLEKGYEVHGIVRRVAIEDPDHRLLRIRHILDRINLHAASLESYPSLYSVMTKVKPDEVYHLAAQSFVSYSFEDEFSTLGVNISGTHYVLAAVRDLVPQARLYFAATSEMFGNTETYPQNENTPFRPRSAYGISKLAGYHLCRNYREAYGLHISSGILYNHESPRRGFEFVTRKITSQAAKIKLGLEKTIRLGNLDAKRDWGHAREYVKVMWLMLQQDKPDDYVIATEKTHSVREFLEATFKILGLDPYKHLVIDPDLLRPAEIHILVGNSTKARINLGWTYDLALPDLIEEMVTSDLSYYTSSAHSGSEPAKKT, encoded by the coding sequence ATGAGCAGGAAAGCGCTGATTACCGGAATAACCGGTCAGGATGGAAGCTACCTGGCGGAATTCCTTTTAGAAAAAGGATACGAGGTGCACGGCATCGTCAGGCGGGTTGCCATCGAAGACCCGGACCACCGCTTGCTGCGCATTCGTCACATCCTCGATCGCATCAATCTGCATGCCGCTTCGCTGGAGAGTTATCCCAGCTTGTACTCGGTGATGACCAAGGTGAAGCCCGACGAGGTCTACCATCTCGCGGCCCAGAGCTTTGTCAGCTATTCATTTGAAGACGAGTTCTCGACCCTGGGAGTCAACATCAGCGGCACGCACTATGTATTGGCCGCCGTTCGCGACCTCGTACCGCAAGCGCGATTATATTTTGCGGCTACCAGCGAGATGTTCGGCAACACGGAAACGTATCCACAAAACGAGAACACCCCTTTTCGGCCGCGCTCCGCTTACGGTATTTCGAAATTGGCGGGATATCATTTGTGCAGAAACTACCGTGAGGCGTATGGGCTCCACATTTCGAGCGGCATACTCTACAACCATGAATCGCCGAGACGGGGCTTTGAGTTTGTCACCCGAAAAATTACCTCCCAGGCGGCCAAGATCAAGCTGGGGCTGGAAAAGACCATCCGGCTTGGCAACCTCGATGCGAAGCGTGATTGGGGCCATGCCCGCGAATATGTGAAGGTCATGTGGCTGATGCTGCAGCAGGACAAACCGGACGACTATGTGATTGCCACGGAAAAAACGCACTCCGTAAGGGAGTTCCTCGAGGCCACTTTCAAAATCCTGGGTTTAGATCCGTACAAGCATCTGGTAATCGATCCGGATCTGCTGCGGCCGGCGGAAATCCATATCCTGGTCGGGAACAGCACAAAAGCCAGAATCAATTTAGGTTGGACTTACGATTTGGCGCTCCCGGATCTGATCGAGGAGATGGTAACGTCTGATCTTTCTTACTACACGTCATCGGCCCACTCCGGCAGTGAGCCTGCCAAGAAGACCTAA
- a CDS encoding glycosyltransferase family 39 protein, with protein MKRAIEAVFTVWLAVITLRYAETVLRSVAHPFNPGEDTLWLAGWLAAVSIIAACLLFWPGSARILVKLAIVAMIAIAVLSGAGVAALLALWFLFVAYIWGKWLLRLAGAEPEDGIESIALAVPLGLAVPAGCGFILACLHLLTPVSVWILVPGLTVLQWRTIAGLRSRTIEFRKPSFELIFPLLAALPAVVLSFVWAVAPEIHFDAANYHLAVPKIDLAAGGFIDQPYFFHSYFAHLVEMVFAFGIALDGQAAAKLLSFGLSLVAGCCAYSLGKEAFDVRVGCWAAAYFYTTPIVSWLSGTAYTDHIVAMFLTAAILAFVKWYKHPASTGWMYIAGVLAGMAAAAKINGAFGLPVLIVVVCWNIRRISVWRAAVFLALIAAVAAPWYAVTYYWTGNPVLPMLNGLFKSSMWEQANHIMNSSSFGTGTSPGSLIRLPFRFIFNTDLFGEASPRGGAGIALLIALPFSIVLLSRERRIVGVLAAAAAFYLVIWSFTFQYCRYFTHILPIVCILGAATVFHIGARGLAGKARLACLGLGLLMQFPATPVQFWNIPERYPLRVALGLETREHFLDRALAGYTAAQHLNAMAKPQDRVIGAGVEQVRFYLNAPLETLEESTLHTRLREVAGAPPNEALLANLRDYGFSYILATKEALQNPSGESPYLQPEFLSRFATVEFSDNRTVLYRL; from the coding sequence GTGAAACGGGCAATTGAGGCGGTTTTCACGGTCTGGCTGGCCGTGATTACCCTGCGCTATGCCGAAACCGTCCTGAGGAGCGTTGCGCATCCATTCAATCCCGGAGAGGATACGCTGTGGCTGGCGGGCTGGCTGGCCGCAGTTTCGATCATCGCGGCATGTTTGCTTTTCTGGCCCGGCTCCGCGCGGATTCTGGTGAAACTGGCGATTGTTGCAATGATCGCCATCGCCGTTTTGAGCGGCGCCGGGGTTGCGGCGCTCCTTGCCCTCTGGTTTCTATTCGTAGCGTACATATGGGGCAAATGGTTGCTGCGACTGGCTGGCGCCGAGCCCGAGGATGGGATCGAGTCCATCGCGCTCGCTGTCCCGCTTGGCTTGGCGGTTCCGGCGGGTTGCGGGTTTATCCTGGCGTGCCTCCATTTGTTGACGCCGGTCTCTGTCTGGATACTGGTTCCCGGCCTGACCGTACTGCAGTGGCGAACCATTGCCGGTCTCCGATCGCGAACCATTGAATTCCGCAAACCCTCGTTCGAACTAATATTCCCCCTTCTGGCGGCTTTGCCGGCCGTCGTTCTAAGCTTCGTCTGGGCTGTGGCGCCTGAAATCCATTTCGATGCGGCCAACTACCATCTGGCGGTCCCGAAGATTGATCTGGCCGCCGGCGGATTCATCGATCAGCCCTACTTTTTCCATTCGTATTTCGCGCATCTCGTCGAAATGGTGTTCGCGTTCGGGATAGCCCTGGACGGACAGGCCGCCGCAAAACTGCTTTCGTTTGGACTGAGTCTGGTTGCCGGATGCTGCGCGTACTCGCTTGGAAAGGAGGCTTTCGATGTCCGGGTCGGCTGTTGGGCGGCGGCCTACTTCTACACGACGCCGATCGTCAGCTGGCTCTCGGGGACGGCATACACGGACCACATCGTTGCGATGTTCCTGACGGCCGCGATACTCGCATTCGTGAAATGGTACAAGCACCCCGCGTCGACTGGTTGGATGTACATCGCCGGAGTACTCGCTGGAATGGCGGCCGCCGCAAAAATCAACGGGGCATTCGGGCTCCCGGTTCTCATCGTTGTGGTCTGCTGGAATATCCGCCGCATCTCTGTCTGGCGCGCCGCAGTTTTTCTAGCGCTGATAGCCGCGGTGGCGGCGCCGTGGTACGCGGTGACGTATTACTGGACCGGAAATCCCGTGCTGCCGATGCTGAATGGCCTTTTCAAGAGCAGCATGTGGGAACAGGCAAACCATATTATGAACTCCAGCTCTTTTGGGACCGGAACGTCGCCGGGATCGTTGATCCGGCTGCCCTTCCGTTTTATCTTCAACACCGATCTGTTCGGCGAGGCGTCCCCTCGAGGCGGTGCGGGTATCGCGCTGCTGATTGCGCTTCCGTTCAGCATCGTGCTTTTATCCCGGGAACGCCGGATCGTGGGCGTTCTGGCCGCCGCGGCTGCATTTTACCTTGTGATCTGGAGCTTCACGTTCCAGTACTGCCGCTATTTCACGCACATCCTCCCAATCGTGTGCATCCTGGGCGCCGCGACAGTGTTTCATATCGGAGCGCGGGGCCTTGCCGGAAAAGCGCGCCTGGCTTGCCTCGGTCTTGGGCTGCTGATGCAGTTCCCCGCCACACCGGTTCAGTTCTGGAATATTCCGGAACGGTATCCTTTGCGCGTGGCCCTGGGGCTTGAAACGCGAGAGCATTTCCTGGATCGCGCATTAGCCGGCTACACGGCGGCACAGCATCTGAACGCGATGGCGAAGCCGCAGGATCGCGTCATTGGCGCCGGTGTGGAGCAAGTCCGGTTCTATTTGAACGCCCCGCTTGAAACGTTAGAAGAGTCGACGCTTCATACCAGGTTGCGGGAAGTTGCAGGCGCGCCCCCCAATGAGGCGTTGCTGGCGAATCTGAGAGACTACGGCTTCAGTTACATCCTGGCAACAAAAGAGGCCCTGCAGAATCCCTCCGGTGAGTCTCCGTATCTGCAACCCGAGTTCCTCTCTCGATTTGCGACAGTCGAGTTCAGCGATAACCGAACCGTGCTTTACCGACTTTAA
- a CDS encoding PIN domain-containing protein has protein sequence MKAIADTGFIVAFLNRRDAHHDWAAGLAAQVSEPLLTCDAVLAEAAFHVQNSAIVLKLIEDGLLLPSFNVAEHLDRLTELAKRFADRSPDLADLCIIRLSELHPRHRVITIDAADFRIYRKNRKDVIPLLHPPSD, from the coding sequence GTGAAAGCGATCGCAGATACCGGTTTCATCGTTGCCTTTTTGAACCGGCGTGATGCGCACCATGATTGGGCAGCCGGTTTGGCTGCCCAGGTCTCCGAGCCCCTGTTGACATGCGATGCAGTTCTTGCTGAGGCTGCGTTTCACGTGCAAAACTCCGCCATCGTCCTGAAACTCATTGAGGACGGTCTCCTGCTCCCTTCCTTTAATGTCGCCGAACACTTGGACCGGTTGACAGAGCTTGCCAAACGGTTTGCAGACCGCTCACCGGATCTGGCGGATCTGTGTATCATCCGGCTGAGTGAACTTCATCCCCGGCATCGGGTAATTACCATCGACGCGGCTGATTTCCGAATCTATCGAAAGAACCGAAAGGATGTCATACCACTACTCCATCCTCCATCCGATTGA
- a CDS encoding TonB family protein encodes MRTVTRICFWIVTGLPVTGMSLMAQTIPPSIQARDILNQGVAAFRNTHYESAIELFKQAVQIDSDFTTAELYLATAYAQLFVPSQQTRENLALADNAIESFKRVLKQDPDNTPALLGLGSIYQTANRYQEARDTFLFVSKSNPQNPIPFYKIGAIDWELVFDRNRPLPLGEQSLLIDEGLNNLDSALALDPQNEDAMMYENILLREKARRAVDPQEETRLTRLADEWFNRALEIRKNNTPTRGGFPPLPPPLPPPPPQSTPSGSDVRVASTLRAPTLIRKVPPVYPQLARDNHIEGVVVLEATINKDGIVENLNVVNGHPLLIPAAIEAVKQWVYKPVLLNGEPVGTVTTVTVNFALSQ; translated from the coding sequence ATGCGGACGGTCACTCGAATATGCTTCTGGATCGTGACGGGTTTGCCGGTGACGGGGATGTCCTTGATGGCGCAAACAATCCCGCCCTCAATCCAGGCACGGGACATTTTGAACCAGGGTGTGGCTGCTTTCCGGAATACCCATTACGAGTCCGCTATCGAGCTTTTCAAGCAGGCGGTGCAGATCGACTCGGATTTCACGACCGCGGAACTGTATCTGGCCACCGCCTACGCGCAACTGTTCGTTCCCTCACAACAAACTCGGGAAAACCTGGCTTTGGCGGACAACGCCATTGAGTCGTTTAAGCGGGTTCTGAAACAAGATCCGGACAATACGCCAGCCCTGCTGGGACTGGGCAGCATCTATCAAACCGCGAATCGGTATCAGGAGGCCCGCGATACGTTCTTATTCGTTTCGAAGTCGAACCCTCAAAACCCGATCCCGTTCTATAAGATCGGCGCAATCGACTGGGAACTGGTGTTTGACAGAAACAGGCCGCTGCCACTCGGGGAACAATCCCTGCTCATCGACGAAGGATTAAATAACCTGGATTCGGCACTCGCACTCGATCCTCAGAACGAGGATGCCATGATGTACGAAAACATATTGCTGCGAGAGAAGGCCAGGCGGGCTGTTGATCCTCAGGAAGAGACCCGTCTTACCAGACTCGCCGACGAGTGGTTCAATCGTGCCCTGGAAATCCGCAAAAACAACACGCCCACAAGAGGCGGCTTCCCGCCGCTGCCCCCACCGCTCCCGCCTCCCCCACCGCAATCAACGCCGAGCGGGTCCGATGTTCGCGTCGCCTCGACTCTTAGAGCGCCGACCCTGATCCGCAAAGTGCCTCCGGTTTACCCTCAGCTTGCCAGGGACAACCATATTGAAGGTGTTGTTGTTCTGGAAGCAACGATCAATAAGGATGGAATCGTGGAGAATCTCAATGTCGTCAACGGACATCCTCTATTGATCCCGGCGGCGATTGAAGCCGTCAAGCAGTGGGTCTATAAGCCCGTTTTGCTCAACGGCGAGCCGGTCGGTACTGTGACCACGGTTACAGTGAACTTCGCTTTATCCCAGTAA
- a CDS encoding DVUA0089 family protein, protein MRIPIILALGCALLFAEYCSADTILNGYVNDPSNANLVGSDLGAALFGSDYDIADNVALYTISVGDGNETFTSKGFALGGVDPYFTLFSGTGNLATFVGSNFNQAFSTGGDFSLTFSLVAGNYTVAIGTYANDSSAENAGTGTLGDGFTFFGSPDSLGNGYYELDISQGQASVPEPSSSILISLPLILLIAWRIRKDALIQN, encoded by the coding sequence ATGCGAATTCCGATCATTCTCGCTCTGGGGTGCGCCCTCTTGTTTGCCGAATATTGTTCGGCCGATACGATCCTCAATGGATATGTGAACGATCCATCAAATGCCAATCTTGTTGGCTCCGATCTGGGTGCGGCTCTTTTTGGCTCCGACTACGACATTGCTGACAATGTGGCGTTATATACGATATCGGTTGGCGACGGGAATGAGACCTTTACCAGCAAGGGATTCGCCCTTGGAGGTGTTGATCCTTATTTTACTTTATTCTCTGGAACCGGAAATTTGGCGACCTTTGTTGGCTCGAATTTTAACCAAGCATTCTCAACTGGAGGGGATTTCAGCCTGACCTTCAGTCTGGTTGCCGGGAACTATACCGTTGCTATTGGGACATATGCCAATGACTCCTCTGCCGAGAACGCCGGCACAGGTACTCTTGGAGACGGATTCACTTTCTTTGGCTCTCCCGATTCGCTGGGGAATGGTTATTACGAACTGGATATCAGTCAGGGACAGGCAAGCGTACCGGAACCCTCCAGCTCTATTCTCATCTCGCTACCTCTGATACTTCTGATTGCCTGGCGGATCAGAAAAGACGCTCTGATTCAAAACTAG
- a CDS encoding AAA family ATPase, with the protein MSMQRTNEELMVAVREGRFDPLEPRRDPLVPFVLLVFLPPSLLFLLLVSKSNIVRHLERIDWSPAPNGELDLGSWPYSIPAVAQLIREGGLDIPPGVTILVGENGSGKSTLIEAFAAIYPRSGHRPAKGANVTGPDSKPEDSLLRFQLRARTHRRASPAGFFLRAEAMHEFLQGEDAGLHKKAWGGETPLNARSHGESFLTILRYRFEDVGVYFLDEPESALSFHSCLGLVSLLDTMCREGSQIIVATHSPLLASLPGATLLELGEQGIRRVDSFDDLSLVQNWRLFLGDPHRFLRHLIDL; encoded by the coding sequence ATGTCGATGCAACGGACCAATGAAGAGTTGATGGTTGCGGTGCGGGAAGGCCGGTTCGACCCGCTGGAACCGAGACGGGATCCTCTTGTGCCTTTTGTGCTTCTTGTGTTCCTTCCCCCTTCGTTACTATTCTTGCTTCTCGTGTCGAAATCGAACATTGTTCGCCACCTGGAGCGGATCGATTGGTCGCCGGCCCCAAACGGCGAGCTGGACCTGGGGTCGTGGCCATACAGCATCCCGGCTGTCGCGCAACTCATCCGGGAAGGCGGACTCGACATTCCGCCAGGCGTGACGATTCTTGTCGGTGAAAACGGCAGCGGCAAGAGCACATTGATCGAGGCGTTCGCGGCGATATATCCGCGTTCGGGTCACAGACCGGCGAAAGGTGCAAACGTCACCGGCCCCGATTCAAAGCCGGAAGATTCGCTGCTGAGATTCCAGCTTCGCGCCCGCACGCATCGCCGCGCGTCACCGGCAGGTTTCTTCCTGCGTGCCGAGGCCATGCACGAGTTCTTGCAGGGTGAGGACGCAGGACTGCATAAGAAAGCGTGGGGCGGTGAAACGCCGCTCAATGCCCGGTCGCACGGCGAATCCTTTCTTACAATACTCCGCTACCGGTTCGAAGATGTCGGCGTGTATTTTCTCGATGAGCCGGAATCTGCGCTGTCGTTTCATTCTTGCCTGGGTCTGGTATCTCTGCTCGACACGATGTGTCGCGAGGGCAGCCAGATCATTGTCGCGACGCACTCTCCGCTGTTGGCTTCATTGCCTGGTGCGACGCTTCTGGAGCTTGGCGAACAGGGAATCCGCCGCGTCGATTCGTTCGACGATCTATCGCTGGTACAGAACTGGCGGCTATTCCTGGGCGATCCGCACCGTTTTCTTCGCCACCTGATCGACCTGTAG
- a CDS encoding aldo/keto reductase — protein sequence MKYTRLGTSGLQISRIVVGCMSFGEPNRGTHEWTLDLDDARPLIKQAFDAGITTFDTANVYSLGSSEEILGKLIGEIGRRDQIIIATKLWGRMGAGPNDSGLSRGAILTQVDASLKRLKTDYIDLYQIHRYDANTPIEETLEALHDLVRSGKVRYIGASSMWTWQFVQAQYLADLHGWTRFVSMQNHYNLLMREEEREMFPFCVNQGIGTLPWSPLARGRLTRDWQAATRRSETDAFGKSLYKQSEESDRRILDAVAAIAKEREVSQAQIAMAWVLHRPAVTAPIVGATKTAHLTDAIAAVDLQLNTDECKRLEEHYIPHAQEGI from the coding sequence ATGAAATACACGCGCCTCGGAACATCGGGTCTGCAGATATCGAGAATCGTTGTCGGCTGCATGAGCTTCGGCGAGCCGAACCGCGGCACACACGAGTGGACACTCGATCTCGATGACGCAAGACCGCTCATTAAGCAGGCGTTTGACGCCGGCATCACGACTTTCGATACGGCCAATGTGTACTCTCTGGGTTCAAGCGAGGAAATTCTCGGGAAATTGATCGGAGAGATTGGCAGGCGCGATCAAATCATCATCGCGACCAAGCTTTGGGGACGGATGGGAGCAGGCCCGAACGACAGCGGCCTTTCGCGCGGCGCCATCCTGACGCAAGTCGACGCAAGCCTGAAACGTCTCAAAACGGACTATATCGATCTATATCAGATTCACCGTTATGACGCGAACACGCCGATCGAGGAAACGCTGGAAGCTCTTCACGATCTGGTACGGTCCGGCAAGGTTCGTTATATCGGTGCGTCGTCGATGTGGACCTGGCAGTTCGTCCAGGCGCAGTATCTCGCGGATCTACACGGCTGGACGCGATTCGTCTCCATGCAGAACCATTACAACCTCCTGATGCGCGAAGAGGAGCGCGAGATGTTTCCCTTCTGCGTGAACCAGGGCATCGGGACCCTGCCCTGGAGCCCATTGGCCCGCGGCCGGCTCACTCGCGACTGGCAGGCTGCAACACGCCGAAGCGAGACCGACGCCTTCGGCAAATCCCTGTACAAGCAGTCCGAGGAATCGGACCGTAGGATTCTCGACGCCGTCGCCGCCATTGCCAAGGAGCGCGAAGTGTCCCAGGCTCAAATAGCGATGGCCTGGGTCCTCCACAGACCTGCCGTAACGGCTCCAATCGTCGGCGCCACGAAAACGGCGCATCTGACCGATGCCATCGCCGCCGTCGATTTGCAACTAAACACCGACGAATGCAAGCGTCTCGAGGAACACTATATTCCCCACGCCCAGGAAGGGATCTGA
- a CDS encoding TIGR03435 family protein, translating into MSAYRVQDFQVIGGPAWIDNDRFDVQAKAEDGAIPETRNSRDERDKLVPLEFMMQSMLTDQFQLNLSRETRDLPVYTLSIAKDGAKIKAAAADSAEPEPRKARGDALVQGARSFGTESA; encoded by the coding sequence ATGTCCGCCTATCGAGTACAGGACTTTCAGGTTATCGGCGGCCCTGCCTGGATCGACAACGATCGGTTCGACGTTCAGGCGAAGGCTGAGGACGGCGCGATTCCCGAGACTCGGAATTCACGGGACGAGCGGGACAAACTCGTCCCCCTCGAATTCATGATGCAATCGATGCTTACCGACCAATTCCAGCTGAACCTCAGTCGCGAGACGCGCGATTTACCGGTTTATACATTGAGCATTGCGAAGGACGGCGCGAAGATCAAAGCCGCGGCTGCAGATTCGGCGGAACCTGAACCCAGGAAGGCTCGCGGCGATGCTCTAGTACAAGGAGCTCGATCATTCGGAACGGAGTCTGCATGA